The window CCGTCATGTCGCGTGCGGCACGATCCAGGCGCAGAAGGCGAATTTTGTGCTTCTCCGACAGGGTTTCGTCGGCCAGCAGAATTTCCAGTGTACTGATGATCACGGCCAGGGATGTCCGTAATTCATGACTCAAATCGGCTGTAAAAGCGCGTTCACGTTCCATGAAAGCGCGAATGCGCGCCAGATGCAGGTCAAAGGCATTGGCCAGCCTGCCGACCTCGTCATGAGAAAAATCATCTGCCAATGGCTGCGACATCTCCTCGGGTTGGCGGGTCTGGATGCGTGTGGCCAGCTCGGTCACCGGAGCGATGATGAGACCAACCAGCCAGATGCCGCCGAGAGCCGAGACCAGAATGACAATCACGACACCAGCCGCAAAAAACAGGGTGAACCGATGTTCACGCTTTTGCTGCAAGGAAGTGTCGAAAAGGAAAAAATACCGCAACCCTTCCCGGTTTTCCACGGCAACCCGATACGCAAGGGAACCCAAGTTCAGGTCATGTCGTCCCGGAGCCAGTGTACTCAGATAATCAGGAATCTCTTTGCCAGGCAATGATGGATTCTGAACATATCCCTGCAACGTTACTGTATGAGGGGGCAGGGAGTTGGGATTGCGTTCACGACGGGCAAAATAGTCGTCCAACTCCGCAGTCAGGATGGTATCGACCAGACGCTGACCGAGATCACGCATGGCCAAAAGCGTGGCAGCGGCCATGAACATGCTGACCAATGCGCCGAACGTGGCAAAGGAGATGGCCACACGAAAGCGCAAATTGTGCCGGTAGCGCCTCAACGCAACACCAACTGATATCCGATGCCACGCAGATTGTGCAAAAGGGCCGGCAAACCGGGTTTGTCGATGGCAGATCGCAAAGTATGAATATGCACCCGCAAGGCATCGCTGTCAGGAGGTGAATTGCCCCAGACAGCCTGCTCGATATCCTGCCGCCAGACGACACCCGGCGAACGTTGCATGAGCAACTTCAAGACGCGCAGGGGAATGGCCTGGAGTTCCAGAGACCGATCACCGCGACGGACCTGCATGGTGTCCAGATTGTATTCCAGATCCGCCACCTGGAGGATCCGCCGCGAGGAGCCGCGCCCGGTGCGCCTGGCCAGGGCCAGGATGCGCATTTCCAGTTCCTTGAGTTCGAAGGGCTTTGCCAGATAATCATCGGCCCCGCTGGCAAAGCCGACCACCTTGTCGTCCAGGGTGGTGCGGGCCGTCAGCATGATCACCGGTGTATTCTGTTGCCCCTCCTGGCGCAGTTTCTGGCAGAGGGTGATGCCATCCATGCCGGGCAGTTTCAAATCCAGAACAATGATTTCATAGGTATTGACCAGGGCCAGATGCAGGCCGGTGATGCCGTCCATGGCCGAATCGACAACATGGCCTTTTTCTTCGAAATAGTCACAAAGGTTGGCAGCCAGGTCAGCGTGATCCTCTATGAACAATATACGCAACGAGTTGTCCATCACATTCCCACCGCAAGCACGGTTTCATCATGACTTGACCGGCCTGGCCTGACACACTCGTTTCGCCAACACCAGCCGATCAAGAGTGGTACGGATATCAACTTGAGTGTGTTTTATTTAGACGGTGACAACGTTTTGCCGGCTTGCCGCATCTTCCCGCATCCCTTTGACCAGGGCGGCCACAATAATGACCGCTCCGGCCAGCAGGGCCAGGATCATGACGGCGAAGCTGATGTTTTTGAGCAGGGCAGTCGTATCCGGGGTCAAAGGGGTGATCATCTGCAACTGGGAGAGATAGACCGGAATGACGAAGGCACGACTCACCAGCACCGTGAGCATGATGACGCCCATGACGAGTTTGATGAGGTAGGGCTTGACGTAGGTGGTGCCAATGGCTCCCAATTGAATGCCAAACAAGGAGCCGGCCAGAATGATCATGGCCAGACGCACATCCACGAAGCCACTCAGGGAAAATTTGATGGTTCCACCGAAACCCATGACGAAAGCTGTCACCAGTTCGGTGGCCGAAGCCATGATGCTGGTAAGACCCAGGACATAAATCTGGGCCGGAACCCCCACAAACCCACCCACGGCAATGGTGGCGGCCAAAAGACCGGTCGCAAAACCGAGCGGAATGGTAAACAGGATGGAGACCCGGGTCTTGAGGCTGGAAAAATAAACCATGGTGCCGGGAATATGAACCGACTGCACCCACAGGGCAAGACGACCGGGTTTTTCCGCTTCATGGGTTGTACCGGAACGATGGATGCGGATCGCATCGCGCAAGACAAAACCGCCGACCAGGGCCAGAACAATGACAAAGGCCACCGAAACATAAAGATTGGAACCGGCATCGCCAAAGGATTTCTTGATGGCCTCCTGGAAATGGATGCCCACCAGGACTCCCGCTTCGGCTGAACTGCCCATGATCAGCCCCATCTTCCAATCCACTTGCCCATATTTGGCACGTTTGATGGCTCCCACCAGGGCCTTGGGAAACTTGTGGCACATGTTGCTCGCCACGGCCACAATGCCGGGTACCCCCATGCTCATCATGGCCGGGGTCAGGACAAAGGCCCCGCCAGAACCAATGAAGCCGCTGACCATGCCGCCAATGAACCCAACGATGAACAGGTACATGATATTGGCCAGATCCAAATGGATAAAATTGATCTCTTCCACCGCGTGTTCCTTTATTCTGAGAGAGGGTCCCTGTCCTCTGCCGGGAAAAACCAACCCGGGAAGAAAACGACTATTTTTTTGCCTTGATGCCCAGGACGTTCCAGAAGGCTGCCGTAAAGAAGCCATGGGCCATGGAGAACAGAAACGCGATCAGGATGGGAACCAGGGCGTAGTAACCACCCAGGGTCGTATAATGCAACACGTCCTGTTCCCTGAAAAACAGCAGGGAGTACATGCCGACGACGATCATTCCCATAAAGAGGGCAAGCGAAATTTCCCGTTGCCGCTGTTGCTCCGGGGAAGAGGTTGCGGCATGCGTGAGATACTCCAGGGCAAAATCCTGGTCGCCCCCTTCCGCCAATCCAGCCGCAGCGAACAAATTTTCCAACGATTTTGCCTGGAATTTCATGTCATGCACTCCTGAAAAAGTTGCTGGTGGTCCCAGGTCAAAAGCACGATTTGCGCCAATCAAATTTAATTAATGATAACAATATGTTAAATTTGAGTTAACCGGACGTTCCCGAGTTTGGGTATTGCACTTTGCAACAGTTCATGAACGCATGCCGACACGGCATTCTGTTTGTCATTGTATTTTGGTGGGTAAATGGGCCACAATGGCACTGTTGCAGCTTGAAACACCCGGGTTGCAGAGCGCAATAGAAGTCCCTTGTCTTCACACTTGCCAGCGGACTCACCGAATTCCAGGGAAGTCTCTTGTTTCCACACTTGCCAGCGGACCCACAAAAAATCCATGCCAACGGTTCCCAAGCCGACCACCTCCCTGCGGCGCAAAATCACCCTGGGCTATATGGCCATCGGCGTTTTGATTCTGGGCCTGTCGCTGGCGGCCTACATGGAACTGCGGCAACTGGAAAAACGCCTCGCCATCGGCAGCCGCATTGAAAATTTTCTCAATGTAATCCTTGAGTTGCGTCGTTACGAAAAAAATTATTTCCTGTATCGGAAAGAGTCCGACCTGGAAGCGTACCAGCACTGGATGCAAACCGCCCGGGAACTGCCGGAACACCATATCCAGGAATTTGCTCTCTTCATGTCTCCCGGGATTGATCTGCGCCGGTATATCCAAATCTATGGAGAAGCCATGGACGCCTATGTCAACTCCCGTCTGACGCAGCCAAACGAGATGGCAAAAGTGGAAGAGATGGTCCGCCAGGCCGGCAAGCGTGTGGCCACCTTGGCCGAAGAGATGGCCATTCTGGAAAAAGAGCGTCTGTTCGCCACCCTGGCCGGTCATCGCCGGATATTGGCCGGGGTGATCGTCATCCTGTTTTGTCTGGTGCTGGCTGCCGGACACATTCTGGCCCGCATGGTGACCCGCCCCCTGAAAAACATGGAACAGGCCATGCGCCAGGTGGCAGAAGAAAATCCGGAACACATCGACATGACCTCGAACGATCAGGAAATCAGTTCCCTGACCCACGCCGTCAACCGCATGCTCCAGGATTTGCGGGTTCGGCAGCGGCAACTGGTGCGTTCCGAAAAGCTGGCCTCCCTGGGAACCATGCTCTCCGGTGTGGCGCATGAATTGAACAATCCCCTGTCCAACGTCGCCACATCCTGCCAGATCCTGCTGGAAGAACCGGATCTGCCCGACCTGCACCGCGACATGCTGCGTCAGATCGATGAGCAAACCTTGCGTGCCCAACACATTGTACGATCCCTGCTTGATTTTGCCCGGGAGCGGCCCTTTCAGAGGGAATCTGTCATGGTGGCAGGTCTGGTGGAAGATACCCTCGGTTTGCTGCGTGCCCAGATGACCACCGACATTCAGGTCGAGCGGCACATGTCCGCCGATTTGACCGTTCATACGGACCGACAGCGGTTGCAACAGGCCTTGCTCAATCTCATCAAAAACGGCATCGATGCCCTGCAAGGCAGGGGCAAAATTGTCATCCAGGCGCGTCTGTTGTCGCAGGCTCCCCCCCTGACCGGCAATGATCCTCTGCGTCTGGTGGCAGGCCATGTCCAGAAATGTCGTTCGGGAAAGGTGGTGGAAATCCTGGTTCAGGACACTGGTCCGGGCATCGAACCGTCCGTATTGCCGCGCATCCTCGACCCCTTCTTTACCACCAAGGAGGTTGGTCAGGGATCGGGTCTGGGACTGTTTGTCACCTACGAAATCATCGAAGAACATGGCGGTTGTCTGGTGGTGGATACCCGACCCGGCATTGGCACGGAGTTTCGCCTGCTGCTGCCCCAGGAAACCGCCCCTGTCATCGGGAACGTTCCATGAATCCATTTCGCCTGTTGATCGTGGATGACGAAAAAATTGCGGTGAAAAACCTGGAATATGTCATGCGCAAGGAGGGCTACACGGTCACGACCGCCACTTCGGGAGCCAACGCCCTGCGGCTGCTGGATGAACAGTCGTTCGATGTCGTCCTCACCGACCTGCGCATGGACAAGGTGGATGGCCTGGCCATTCTGGATGCCTGCCGTCGCCAACAGGCCGACACCGAGGTGATCATCATCACCGGTTTTGCCACGCTGGAATCCGCCGTGGATGCCATGAAACAGGGGGCTTTTTCCTATATTGCCAAACCGTTCCGTCTCGACGAGGTGCGCCGGGTCACGGCGGAAGCCACGGAAAAAATCCGTCTCAAACGTGAAAATCAACAGCTCAAGGCGGAGATTGCCTGCTATCGGGGGGAGTACCACATCATCACCCAGGATGGGCGCATGCAGCAGCTCCTGGCCATGGCGCAGCAAATCGCTCCCACCGATTGCAACGTGCTGATCACCGGCGAAAGCGGTGTCGGCAAGGAGTTGTTTGCCCGTCATGTCCACAATGGCAGTGGCCGGACCAGCAAGCCTTTTGTGGGCGTCAACTGCGGGGCATTCAACGAAGAGCTGCTCGAAAATGAACTGTTCGGCCACGCACGCGGGGCCTTCACGGGGGCCGGCACCGAACACAAGGGTCTGGTGGAAGCGGCCCGGGGCGGGACCCTGTTCCTGGACGAAATCACCGAAATGCCTACCGCCATGCAGGTCAAACTGCTGCGCGTCATCCAGGAGCGGGAAGTGCGGCGCCTGGGTGACACCACAGCCGTTTCCGTGGATGTGCGCTTCATCGGGGCCACCAATCGGGATCTCGCCGAGGAAATCCGCCAGGGGCGCTTTCGCCAGGATTTGTACTATCGAATGAATGTGGCCATGTTGACCGTTCCCCCCCTGGCAGAGCGCAAGGGGGATATACCCCTGTTGAGTCACTATTTTTTGCGGCAGTGTTCCCAGCGGTTCAACAAGGAGGTGACCAGCATTGATTCCGAGGTCATGACCCTGCTGCATGCCTATGATTATCCAGGCAATGTCCGGGAGCTGCGCAACATCATCGAA is drawn from Magnetococcales bacterium and contains these coding sequences:
- a CDS encoding HAMP domain-containing histidine kinase, with the translated sequence MRRYRHNLRFRVAISFATFGALVSMFMAAATLLAMRDLGQRLVDTILTAELDDYFARRERNPNSLPPHTVTLQGYVQNPSLPGKEIPDYLSTLAPGRHDLNLGSLAYRVAVENREGLRYFFLFDTSLQQKREHRFTLFFAAGVVIVILVSALGGIWLVGLIIAPVTELATRIQTRQPEEMSQPLADDFSHDEVGRLANAFDLHLARIRAFMERERAFTADLSHELRTSLAVIISTLEILLADETLSEKHKIRLLRLDRAARDMTEMGTALLLMSREQQTFSIESHAQVADVIDEVVEKHRFLLKDKPVQMTVQVDPTLVVKADRGLLFIATANLVRNAFAYTDQGKIDILLDKTTLSITDSGCGIRSEQTEMIFQRHFRVSSRHGGSGIGLSLVKRICDHYGWKVSMTSQVGQGTTVCIFFGESCPQTSLLNEFPQKNPASSQHG
- a CDS encoding response regulator transcription factor codes for the protein MRILFIEDHADLAANLCDYFEEKGHVVDSAMDGITGLHLALVNTYEIIVLDLKLPGMDGITLCQKLRQEGQQNTPVIMLTARTTLDDKVVGFASGADDYLAKPFELKELEMRILALARRTGRGSSRRILQVADLEYNLDTMQVRRGDRSLELQAIPLRVLKLLMQRSPGVVWRQDIEQAVWGNSPPDSDALRVHIHTLRSAIDKPGLPALLHNLRGIGYQLVLR
- a CDS encoding sulfite exporter TauE/SafE family protein, producing MYLFIVGFIGGMVSGFIGSGGAFVLTPAMMSMGVPGIVAVASNMCHKFPKALVGAIKRAKYGQVDWKMGLIMGSSAEAGVLVGIHFQEAIKKSFGDAGSNLYVSVAFVIVLALVGGFVLRDAIRIHRSGTTHEAEKPGRLALWVQSVHIPGTMVYFSSLKTRVSILFTIPLGFATGLLAATIAVGGFVGVPAQIYVLGLTSIMASATELVTAFVMGFGGTIKFSLSGFVDVRLAMIILAGSLFGIQLGAIGTTYVKPYLIKLVMGVIMLTVLVSRAFVIPVYLSQLQMITPLTPDTTALLKNISFAVMILALLAGAVIIVAALVKGMREDAASRQNVVTV
- a CDS encoding HAMP domain-containing protein; the encoded protein is MPTVPKPTTSLRRKITLGYMAIGVLILGLSLAAYMELRQLEKRLAIGSRIENFLNVILELRRYEKNYFLYRKESDLEAYQHWMQTARELPEHHIQEFALFMSPGIDLRRYIQIYGEAMDAYVNSRLTQPNEMAKVEEMVRQAGKRVATLAEEMAILEKERLFATLAGHRRILAGVIVILFCLVLAAGHILARMVTRPLKNMEQAMRQVAEENPEHIDMTSNDQEISSLTHAVNRMLQDLRVRQRQLVRSEKLASLGTMLSGVAHELNNPLSNVATSCQILLEEPDLPDLHRDMLRQIDEQTLRAQHIVRSLLDFARERPFQRESVMVAGLVEDTLGLLRAQMTTDIQVERHMSADLTVHTDRQRLQQALLNLIKNGIDALQGRGKIVIQARLLSQAPPLTGNDPLRLVAGHVQKCRSGKVVEILVQDTGPGIEPSVLPRILDPFFTTKEVGQGSGLGLFVTYEIIEEHGGCLVVDTRPGIGTEFRLLLPQETAPVIGNVP
- a CDS encoding sigma-54-dependent Fis family transcriptional regulator, which gives rise to MNPFRLLIVDDEKIAVKNLEYVMRKEGYTVTTATSGANALRLLDEQSFDVVLTDLRMDKVDGLAILDACRRQQADTEVIIITGFATLESAVDAMKQGAFSYIAKPFRLDEVRRVTAEATEKIRLKRENQQLKAEIACYRGEYHIITQDGRMQQLLAMAQQIAPTDCNVLITGESGVGKELFARHVHNGSGRTSKPFVGVNCGAFNEELLENELFGHARGAFTGAGTEHKGLVEAARGGTLFLDEITEMPTAMQVKLLRVIQEREVRRLGDTTAVSVDVRFIGATNRDLAEEIRQGRFRQDLYYRMNVAMLTVPPLAERKGDIPLLSHYFLRQCSQRFNKEVTSIDSEVMTLLHAYDYPGNVRELRNIIERGVAMTKGSTLLRTCLPEYMLNLEVQAIRRRNGRVPTLEEREREYVLWVFQHEAHGNQTLAAQLLGIDRVSLWRKLKKYQIHAHEETP